In the genome of Erinaceus europaeus chromosome 8, mEriEur2.1, whole genome shotgun sequence, one region contains:
- the SOSTDC1 gene encoding sclerostin domain-containing protein 1 — protein MNAKPLWIYKGTLRRNFTVRGRSRGKGINQLFSQANPQLTMLPPAIHFYLIPLACILMKSCLAFKNDATEILYSHVVKPVPAHPSSNSTMNQARNGGRHFSNSGLDRNTRVQVGCRELRSTKYISDGQCTSISPLKELVCAGECLPLPVLPNWIGGGYGKKYWSRRSSQEWRCVNDKTRTQRIQLQCQDGSTRTYKITVVTACKCKRYTRQHNESSHNFESMSPAKPAQHHRERKRSSKSSKHSMS, from the exons ATGAACGCCAAACCTCTGTGGATATATAAAGGAACCTTGAGGAGGAATTTCACAGTTAGAGGCAGAAGCAGAGGGAAAGGCATTAACCAGCTCTTTAGCCAAGCAAACCCTCAACTCACCATGCTTCCTCCTGCCATTCATTTCTATCTCATTCCCCTTGCATGCATCCTAATGAAAAGCTGCTTGGCTTTTAAAAATGATGCCACAGAAATCCTTTATTCACATGTGGTTAAACCTGTTCCAGCACACCCCAGCAGCAATAGCACGATGAATCAAGCCAGAAATGGAGGCAGGCATTTCAGTAACAGTGGACTGGATCGGAACA ctcgGGTTCAAGTGGGTTGTCGGGAACTGCGTTCCACCAAATACATCTCTGATGGTCAGTGTACCAGTATCAGCCCTCTGAAGGAGCTGGTTTGCGCTGGTGAGTGCTTGCCCCTTCCAGTGCTCCCTAACTGGATCGGAGGAGGTTATGGAAAAAAGTACTGGAGCAGGAGGAGTTCCCAGGAATGGAGGTGTGTCAACGACAAAACGCGAACCCAGAGAATCCAGCTGCAGTGTCAAGATGGAAGTACACGCACCTATAAAATCACGGTGGTCACCGCCTGTAAGTGCAAGAGGTACACTCGACAGCACAATGAGTCCAGTCATAACTTCGAGAGCATGTCACCTGCCAAGCCAGCCCAGCATCACAGAGAGCGAAAGAGAAGCAGCAAATCCAGCAAACACAGCATGAGTTAG